The following coding sequences are from one Dreissena polymorpha isolate Duluth1 chromosome 8, UMN_Dpol_1.0, whole genome shotgun sequence window:
- the LOC127841495 gene encoding probable basic-leucine zipper transcription factor S isoform X2: MRESAENLLKRHDSNVETTGEQVIKDTDTTNENVVIATDTTNENVVIDTDTNKEQVVIDTDTTNENIVIDTDTTKEQVVIDTDNTKEQVAIDTDTTNDGVVIDTNTTNERVVIDTNTINENFVIDTDTTNEGGVIDTNTTNENVVNNTDTTNERVVIDTDTNNERVIIYTDTTNEQVVIDTDTTNDNVVIDTDTTNENVAIDTDTTNEHVVIDTDTTIECVVSDTDNTNERVVIGTDTINERVVIDTDNTNERVVIGTDTIKESNAMNVIKASSVIVLKEQGDNFDITYGQVVKETDNVSVSSSVLSDVLDRIGVQALVQKPSSSLHNLEH, from the exons ATGAGAGAGTCAGCAGAGAACTTGCTGAAGAGACACGACAGCAACGTGGAAACAACCGGCGAACAAGTTATCAAggataccgacaccaccaacgaaaACGTTGTCATTGCAaccgacaccaccaacgaaaACGTTGTCATTGACACCGACACCAACAAGGAACAGgttgtcattgataccgacaccaccaacgaaaacattgtcattgataccgacaccaccaagGAACAGgttgtcattgataccgacaACACCAAGGAACAGGTTGccattgataccgacaccaccaacgacGGTGTTGTTATTGATACCAACACCACCAACGAACGTGTTGTCATTGATACCAACACCATCAACGAAAACtttgtcattgataccgacaccaccaacgaaGGTGGTGTCATTGATACCAACACCACCAACGAAAACGTTGTCAATaataccgacaccaccaacgaacGTGTTGTCATTGATACTGACACCAACAACGAACGCGTTATCATTtataccgacaccaccaacgaacAGGTTGTgattgataccgacaccaccaacgatAACGTTGTTATTGATACCGACACGACCAACGAAAACGTTGccattgataccgacaccaccaacgaacATGTTGTgattgataccgacaccaccatCGAATGCGTGGTTTCTGATACCGACAACACCAACGAACGCGTGGTCATTGGTACCGACACCATCAACGAACGTGTTGTCATTGACACCGACAACACCAACGAACGCGTTGTCATTGGTACCGACACCATCAAAGAATCCAATGCCATGAACGTCATCAAGGCGTCATCCGTGATCGTTCTGAAGGAACAGGGCGACAATTTCGACATCACCTACGGACAGGTTGTCAAGGAAACCGACAACGTTTCCGTATCTTCAAGCGTTTTAAGCG ATGTGCTTGATCGCATCGGAGTTCAAGCCCTTGTCCAGAAACCTTCCAGCTCTTTGCACAACTTGGAGCACTAA
- the LOC127841495 gene encoding uncharacterized protein LOC127841495 isoform X1 — protein MRESAENLLKRHDSNVETTGEQVIKDTDTTNENVVIATDTTNENVVIDTDTNKEQVVIDTDTTNENIVIDTDTTKEQVVIDTDNTKEQVAIDTDTTNDGVVIDTNTTNERVVIDTNTINENFVIDTDTTNEGGVIDTNTTNENVVNNTDTTNERVVIDTDTNNERVIIYTDTTNEQVVIDTDTTNDNVVIDTDTTNENVAIDTDTTNEHVVIDTDTTIECVVSDTDNTNERVVIGTDTINERVVIDTDNTNERVVIGTDTIKESNAMNVIKASSVIVLKEQGDNFDITYGQVVKETDNVSVSSSVLSAFAESAVKASLFELDVVDNVNHSAMVPTSAVKARRSPRTVKEFLEMIGVPDCRDDSSLHLPDVDI, from the exons ATGAGAGAGTCAGCAGAGAACTTGCTGAAGAGACACGACAGCAACGTGGAAACAACCGGCGAACAAGTTATCAAggataccgacaccaccaacgaaaACGTTGTCATTGCAaccgacaccaccaacgaaaACGTTGTCATTGACACCGACACCAACAAGGAACAGgttgtcattgataccgacaccaccaacgaaaacattgtcattgataccgacaccaccaagGAACAGgttgtcattgataccgacaACACCAAGGAACAGGTTGccattgataccgacaccaccaacgacGGTGTTGTTATTGATACCAACACCACCAACGAACGTGTTGTCATTGATACCAACACCATCAACGAAAACtttgtcattgataccgacaccaccaacgaaGGTGGTGTCATTGATACCAACACCACCAACGAAAACGTTGTCAATaataccgacaccaccaacgaacGTGTTGTCATTGATACTGACACCAACAACGAACGCGTTATCATTtataccgacaccaccaacgaacAGGTTGTgattgataccgacaccaccaacgatAACGTTGTTATTGATACCGACACGACCAACGAAAACGTTGccattgataccgacaccaccaacgaacATGTTGTgattgataccgacaccaccatCGAATGCGTGGTTTCTGATACCGACAACACCAACGAACGCGTGGTCATTGGTACCGACACCATCAACGAACGTGTTGTCATTGACACCGACAACACCAACGAACGCGTTGTCATTGGTACCGACACCATCAAAGAATCCAATGCCATGAACGTCATCAAGGCGTCATCCGTGATCGTTCTGAAGGAACAGGGCGACAATTTCGACATCACCTACGGACAGGTTGTCAAGGAAACCGACAACGTTTCCGTATCTTCAAGCGTTTTAAGCG CTTTTGCCGAGAGCGCAGTGAAGGCTAGTCTTTTTGAGCTGGATGTCGTTGACAACGTTAACCACTCCGCGATGGTCCCGACGTCCGCCGTCAAGGCTCGCAGATCACCAAGGACAGTGAAGGAATTCTTAG AGATGATTGGAGTACCAGATTGCCGGGACGACTCCAGCCTTCACCTTCCCGACGTCGACATTTAG